The following proteins come from a genomic window of Leptospira bandrabouensis:
- a CDS encoding CsgG/HfaB family protein: MKLYLACFSLLLSLSFVNCRTMDAAIQYPDSGKTDLGITKVAVLLFDIEDANWGDEFTDAVSLQIAKLLPIKVIEREQLSKVVNEQSFSKTGIIDTQTAVRLGKVLGVDALIFGRGSALKKYDEKGKLIPNLVDTVSLKIVHIESGHVIVNARKKPGADWTFGRVLQYSLGLGLIWSREDILLTTSEYDFVAESLVERIVSELKK, from the coding sequence ATGAAACTTTATTTAGCGTGTTTCTCCCTACTCCTATCCCTGTCCTTTGTCAACTGTCGCACTATGGATGCTGCCATTCAATATCCAGATTCAGGAAAAACTGACCTAGGCATCACTAAGGTTGCAGTTTTGCTTTTTGACATTGAAGATGCCAATTGGGGTGATGAATTTACTGACGCAGTATCCCTACAAATTGCCAAACTCCTCCCCATTAAAGTCATAGAAAGAGAACAATTGTCGAAAGTTGTGAACGAACAAAGTTTTTCCAAAACGGGAATCATTGACACACAAACAGCCGTTCGTCTAGGAAAAGTTTTAGGAGTGGATGCCCTTATTTTTGGAAGAGGATCGGCTCTCAAAAAATACGATGAAAAAGGAAAACTCATTCCTAACTTAGTGGATACGGTATCTTTAAAAATTGTTCATATCGAATCTGGACATGTGATTGTCAATGCACGTAAAAAACCGGGAGCTGATTGGACATTTGGCCGAGTTTTACAATATAGTTTAGGGCTTGGACTGATTTGGAGCCGTGAAGACATTCTACTGACTACAAGCGAATATGATTTTGTAGCAGAAAGTTTAGTAGAACGAATTGTCTCTGAACTGAAGAAATAA
- a CDS encoding SH3 domain-containing protein, whose product MVFRFQKSLISPLNLKPKGFSKIKISIVYSGFLFLAVGSILAAPTLQEKTKQSKPSELIKRDLHSEIVIPVIGLNLHLFADQKSDVLRKLKFGEPVKFDRDSLESPKEEWIPVKLEDGLSGFIKRSVVRSVPPKQYLSTLLFEAERMILSNQIDFPAKQEITDTIFAISSTGKFTGDDFIYIRAKAGFFLKKTVDLMNTKGIKPDNDPSTLEFLKRHQTKLLYDYSSGKYFVDSNYFWKLLEAYPKTKHSDYAGYLATESMPAVECGTDLKCRLEEMRKGKLRYIYLFPTGNYITLYTKDLVNNLQSMTKDPDSIPCFAPVGEGIKSEINQMIRYASEIGPREKKQILPHLQILKKECFR is encoded by the coding sequence TTGGTTTTTCGTTTTCAGAAATCTTTAATTTCCCCATTAAATCTAAAACCTAAAGGTTTTTCAAAAATTAAAATTTCCATTGTTTATTCAGGTTTTTTGTTTCTCGCAGTTGGTTCCATTTTGGCAGCCCCCACCTTACAAGAAAAAACGAAGCAATCCAAACCTTCGGAACTGATAAAAAGAGATTTACATTCAGAGATCGTGATTCCTGTGATTGGTCTCAACTTACATTTGTTTGCAGATCAAAAAAGTGATGTTTTGCGTAAACTTAAGTTTGGAGAACCTGTAAAGTTTGATAGAGATTCTCTTGAAAGTCCTAAAGAAGAATGGATTCCAGTGAAGTTAGAAGATGGCCTATCTGGTTTTATCAAACGTTCTGTTGTCCGTTCGGTTCCTCCCAAACAGTATTTGTCTACTTTGTTATTTGAAGCAGAACGAATGATCCTTTCCAATCAGATTGATTTTCCTGCCAAACAAGAGATTACAGACACAATTTTTGCCATTTCTTCTACGGGAAAATTTACCGGGGATGATTTTATATATATCAGGGCAAAGGCAGGTTTTTTTCTAAAAAAAACTGTGGATCTTATGAATACTAAGGGAATCAAACCTGATAATGATCCATCCACTTTGGAATTTTTAAAACGGCATCAAACTAAGTTGTTATACGATTATAGTTCTGGAAAATACTTTGTGGATTCAAATTATTTTTGGAAACTACTAGAAGCTTATCCAAAAACCAAACATTCGGATTATGCTGGTTATTTGGCAACAGAAAGTATGCCTGCTGTGGAATGCGGGACAGATTTAAAATGCCGTTTAGAAGAAATGAGAAAGGGAAAACTTCGTTATATCTATTTGTTCCCTACAGGTAATTATATTACTTTATATACTAAAGATTTGGTCAACAATCTGCAATCAATGACAAAAGATCCAGACTCTATCCCTTGTTTTGCGCCAGTCGGTGAGGGAATTAAGTCTGAAATCAACCAGATGATTCGTTATGCTTCAGAGATTGGACCTCGTGAAAAAAAACAAATCCTTCCTCATTTGCAAATCTTAAAAAAAGAATGTTTTCGCTAA
- a CDS encoding pyridoxal phosphate-dependent aminotransferase, with product MKLVAKRLDVVEPSPTLAITAKANQLKASGLDVVGFGAGEPDFDTPTHIKEAAKKAMDQGKTKYTPVSGTVSLKEAIIRKFETENGLKYEKNQIIVGTGGKQVLYNFFMATLNPGDEVIIPAPYWVSYADIVRLAEGTPVIVATDISSGFKITPEQLEKAITPKTKVFIFNSPSNPTGAAYTRSDVEALVKVLEPKDIITVSDDIYEKIIYDGLEFVNPAMISAKMKEKTFVINGVSKAYSMTGWRIGYGAGNAEIIKNMDTMQGQSTSNASSISQAAAEAALTGDQTPVAEMLKAFDKRRKLIVGLLREIPGVECRMPEGAFYAFPYITGVYETPGFKRLLSEKKESSYSKLFCDVLLDKYNVAAVPGIAFGDDKAIRLSYALGDKDIEKGVARIKQMVLDLQK from the coding sequence ATGAAACTTGTAGCAAAACGACTGGATGTCGTAGAACCTTCTCCCACTCTCGCGATCACTGCAAAAGCAAATCAGTTGAAAGCGAGTGGACTTGATGTGGTTGGATTTGGCGCAGGGGAACCTGACTTTGATACACCAACACATATCAAAGAAGCTGCTAAAAAAGCAATGGACCAAGGGAAAACCAAATACACTCCTGTGAGTGGAACTGTTTCCTTAAAAGAGGCCATCATTCGTAAATTTGAAACCGAAAATGGTTTAAAGTACGAAAAGAACCAAATCATTGTAGGAACAGGTGGAAAACAAGTTCTCTATAATTTTTTTATGGCAACTTTAAATCCTGGTGACGAAGTAATTATCCCTGCACCGTATTGGGTAAGTTATGCGGACATTGTTCGTTTGGCAGAAGGAACTCCTGTGATTGTGGCTACAGACATTTCTAGTGGATTTAAAATCACACCAGAGCAATTAGAAAAAGCTATCACACCCAAAACAAAAGTTTTTATTTTTAATTCTCCATCTAACCCTACAGGGGCAGCTTACACTCGTTCGGATGTGGAAGCACTGGTAAAGGTTTTGGAACCAAAAGATATCATTACAGTTTCGGATGATATTTACGAAAAAATCATTTATGATGGATTGGAATTTGTAAATCCAGCCATGATCTCGGCTAAGATGAAGGAAAAAACTTTTGTCATCAATGGTGTATCCAAAGCATATTCCATGACTGGTTGGAGGATTGGATACGGAGCAGGAAATGCAGAGATTATAAAAAACATGGATACCATGCAAGGCCAATCTACAAGTAATGCATCCTCTATTTCTCAAGCAGCGGCTGAGGCAGCTCTCACTGGTGACCAAACACCTGTGGCAGAAATGTTAAAAGCATTTGACAAACGACGTAAACTCATCGTGGGACTATTACGTGAGATTCCCGGTGTGGAATGCCGTATGCCAGAAGGTGCTTTTTATGCGTTCCCATATATCACTGGTGTATATGAGACTCCTGGGTTCAAGCGCCTTCTTTCGGAGAAAAAAGAAAGTTCTTATTCCAAACTATTTTGTGATGTGCTCCTTGATAAATACAATGTGGCAGCAGTGCCAGGTATTGCCTTTGGGGATGATAAAGCCATTCGATTGTCTTATGCGTTAGGTGATAAAGACATCGAAAAAGGTGTGGCTCGTATCAAACAAATGGTTCTGGATTTACAAAAGTAA
- a CDS encoding Dps family protein, whose product MMKINIGIPEEERSAISESLKKLLADTYTLYQKTHSYHWNVTGPMFQTLHILFMTQYTELWNAIDPIAERIRSLGYYAPMGGWEFAKYSSIAEDKEVPKAQDMIKHLVEGNEAVIRTARAAYAPAEKGNDQATLDLLTQRLDIHEKTAWMLRSLLED is encoded by the coding sequence ATGATGAAAATTAATATTGGAATCCCAGAAGAAGAAAGAAGTGCTATCTCTGAGTCTCTAAAAAAACTCTTGGCAGATACGTATACTTTGTACCAAAAAACTCATAGTTACCATTGGAATGTAACAGGACCCATGTTCCAAACTTTACATATTTTATTTATGACGCAATACACAGAACTATGGAATGCCATTGACCCTATCGCCGAAAGAATTCGATCTCTTGGATATTATGCTCCGATGGGTGGTTGGGAATTTGCAAAATACTCAAGCATTGCAGAAGACAAAGAAGTTCCCAAAGCCCAGGATATGATCAAACATTTAGTTGAGGGAAATGAAGCGGTCATTCGCACGGCACGCGCTGCTTATGCACCTGCAGAAAAAGGAAACGACCAAGCCACTTTAGATTTACTTACACAACGTTTAGACATTCATGAAAAAACAGCTTGGATGTTACGTTCCTTACTCGAAGATTAA
- a CDS encoding DNA repair helicase XPB encodes MTKPLTVQSDKTMLLEVDNPEFEACRDLVSKFAELEKSPEYMHTYRISPLSLWNAASIKMTAEEIIEGLTKFARYSVPKNVMNEIREQISRYGKVKLVKEESGELYIISNEKGFITEIANNRAVQPFVDGMEGDKIRIKKEYRGHIKQALIKIGFPVEDLAGYDEGNKYPFNLRPTTKGGIKFGMRDYQRASVEAFHAGGRNEGGSGVVVLPCGAGKTIVGMGVMQIVGAETLILVTNTLSIRQWRNEIVDKTDIPESDIGEYSGELKEIKPITIATYNILTHRKKKGGDFTHFHIFSANNWGLIVYDEVHLLPAPVFRMTSELQAKRRLGLTATLVREDGLEEDVFSLIGPKKYDVPWKELEAKSWIAEANCVEIRVPMEDDLRMKYSVADDREKFRLASENPEKLRAISYILKKHSTNNILVIGQYINQLEEISNTFKIPLITGKTPLPERQELYQAFRTGQIKQLVVSKVANFSIDLPDANIAIQVSGTFGSRQEEAQRLGRILRPKSQDNTAIFYSLISRDTNEERFGQNRQLFLTEQGYEYEIYTLDQFKETVPEESLTK; translated from the coding sequence ATGACCAAGCCACTCACCGTACAAAGTGACAAAACAATGCTTCTAGAGGTGGATAACCCAGAATTTGAAGCCTGTCGGGACCTCGTTTCCAAGTTTGCTGAGCTCGAAAAAAGCCCGGAATATATGCATACCTATCGCATCTCTCCACTTTCTTTGTGGAATGCGGCTTCCATTAAAATGACAGCCGAAGAGATCATTGAAGGTTTAACTAAGTTTGCCCGTTATTCGGTTCCTAAAAACGTAATGAATGAAATTCGAGAGCAGATTTCTCGTTACGGTAAAGTGAAACTGGTAAAAGAAGAATCGGGGGAATTGTATATCATTTCCAACGAAAAAGGATTCATTACTGAAATTGCAAACAACCGCGCCGTTCAACCCTTTGTGGATGGAATGGAAGGTGATAAAATTCGTATTAAAAAAGAATATCGTGGCCACATCAAACAAGCGTTAATCAAAATTGGTTTTCCTGTGGAAGACCTTGCGGGTTACGATGAAGGAAACAAATATCCATTTAACTTACGTCCTACGACAAAAGGTGGGATTAAGTTTGGAATGCGTGACTACCAAAGAGCTTCGGTGGAGGCCTTCCATGCGGGCGGACGTAACGAAGGAGGATCCGGAGTTGTGGTCCTTCCTTGCGGTGCGGGGAAAACCATCGTGGGTATGGGGGTTATGCAAATTGTGGGAGCAGAAACTCTCATTCTAGTCACGAACACTTTGTCCATTCGTCAGTGGAGAAACGAAATTGTCGATAAAACCGATATCCCTGAGTCAGACATTGGGGAGTATTCTGGGGAACTCAAAGAAATTAAACCCATCACGATTGCCACTTATAATATCTTAACTCATAGAAAGAAAAAAGGTGGGGACTTTACTCACTTTCATATCTTTAGTGCGAACAATTGGGGACTCATCGTGTATGATGAGGTTCACTTACTTCCTGCTCCTGTTTTCCGTATGACATCAGAACTCCAAGCGAAACGTAGGTTAGGTTTAACTGCGACTCTGGTACGTGAAGATGGACTCGAGGAAGACGTATTCTCTCTCATTGGACCTAAAAAATATGATGTGCCTTGGAAGGAACTTGAAGCCAAGTCTTGGATTGCAGAAGCCAATTGTGTGGAAATTCGTGTGCCAATGGAAGATGACCTTCGTATGAAGTATTCTGTAGCAGATGACCGTGAAAAATTTCGTTTGGCATCAGAAAACCCAGAAAAGCTTCGTGCGATCAGTTATATTTTGAAAAAACATTCCACTAACAACATTTTGGTGATTGGACAGTATATCAATCAGTTAGAAGAAATTTCTAATACTTTCAAAATTCCATTGATTACGGGAAAAACTCCTCTTCCTGAAAGACAAGAGCTCTACCAAGCCTTCCGTACTGGCCAAATCAAACAACTTGTGGTTTCGAAGGTGGCAAACTTCTCTATCGACTTACCGGATGCGAACATTGCCATCCAGGTATCGGGAACCTTTGGTTCCAGACAAGAAGAGGCTCAGCGTTTAGGAAGGATCCTTCGTCCGAAATCCCAAGACAATACGGCCATTTTTTATTCACTGATTTCGCGTGATACCAACGAAGAAAGGTTTGGTCAAAACAGACAGCTCTTCCTCACCGAACAAGGGTATGAATACGAAATTTATACTTTGGATCAGTTCAAAGAGACTGTTCCAGAGGAATCACTCACTAAATAG
- a CDS encoding alpha/beta hydrolase, whose translation MKKTFSILIIVLTFFLLGAGYYFSSSIISFPISNLQEDKTKLKINSFADFGLPEPESVRFQNGSLRLRGWYFKNPKKKKCGVVLLHGHGRTRYGILKYTPLFWKRGCSLFTYDARHHGESAGEYGTYGFYEKQDLERAMEFFSEISTVPEEDIGIFGASFGAATALQYAEGRSDFAFVIADSPYMDMRSIVEKRAVDFYSPLVLFISPIALSLAELRADFLVDEVSPKKAAKSISAPVLIIHSKEDEVTPVSHSEEIFQNLKSNRKQLFVTDWGALHCKSIDTRFNEYEAIVNSFLKDNTPFPK comes from the coding sequence ATGAAAAAGACTTTTAGTATATTGATTATAGTTCTCACCTTTTTTTTGCTAGGCGCAGGGTATTATTTTTCATCTTCCATAATCTCCTTTCCTATCTCCAATTTACAGGAAGATAAGACGAAATTAAAGATAAATTCATTTGCCGATTTTGGCCTTCCTGAGCCGGAATCAGTTCGATTCCAAAACGGAAGTTTACGGCTTCGTGGTTGGTATTTTAAAAATCCTAAAAAGAAAAAATGTGGTGTGGTTTTGCTCCATGGACATGGAAGGACTCGTTACGGAATTCTTAAATACACACCTCTATTTTGGAAACGGGGTTGCAGTTTGTTTACTTATGATGCTCGCCATCACGGTGAAAGTGCGGGAGAATACGGAACGTACGGTTTTTATGAAAAACAAGACTTGGAACGGGCAATGGAGTTTTTTTCTGAGATTAGCACTGTGCCGGAAGAAGATATCGGCATTTTTGGTGCTTCTTTTGGGGCTGCCACTGCATTGCAGTATGCCGAAGGGCGAAGCGATTTTGCCTTTGTCATTGCAGATTCTCCATACATGGATATGCGTTCCATTGTGGAAAAACGTGCGGTTGATTTTTATTCCCCATTAGTTTTATTTATTTCTCCCATTGCGCTTTCTTTGGCAGAGCTCAGGGCTGATTTCCTTGTGGACGAAGTGTCCCCGAAAAAAGCTGCCAAATCTATTTCTGCACCAGTTCTTATCATCCATTCCAAAGAGGATGAAGTAACCCCTGTTTCTCATTCGGAAGAAATTTTTCAAAATTTAAAATCGAATCGTAAACAATTGTTTGTTACTGATTGGGGTGCTCTTCATTGTAAGTCGATAGACACTCGCTTTAATGAATACGAAGCGATTGTGAATTCTTTTTTGAAAGACAACACTCCCTTTCCCAAGTGA
- a CDS encoding alpha/beta fold hydrolase translates to MKLSHKLYPFQNSDPTRKSLGDIIILHGLFGSSKNWVTVARFLSNFGSVYTVDQRNHGDSPHSEEHSIRLMSEDLEEFIFDHKIQNPVLLGHSMGGLVAMYFDLTHPGILKKLIIQDIAPRSYPFAYDKEIQSMSFALDGFTSRTEIDSEMAKYVTDSFIRQFLQMSLDRNEDGTYRWKLNVDGLNHARRVFDDVFTFEKTSETPTLFLLGGESEYIRDSDFGVMDHFFKNNHKIKIAGGGHYIHFTHQTEYLEILNQELSFHS, encoded by the coding sequence ATGAAATTGAGTCATAAACTGTATCCATTCCAGAATTCTGACCCAACGCGGAAATCACTAGGTGATATTATCATCTTACATGGGTTATTCGGATCTTCAAAAAATTGGGTGACTGTGGCAAGGTTTTTATCAAACTTTGGTTCAGTTTATACGGTTGATCAGAGAAACCACGGAGATTCTCCCCATTCTGAGGAACACTCCATCCGATTGATGTCAGAGGATTTGGAAGAATTTATCTTTGATCATAAAATTCAAAATCCGGTTCTATTGGGTCACTCTATGGGTGGACTTGTGGCTATGTATTTTGATTTAACCCATCCTGGAATCCTAAAAAAACTGATCATCCAAGACATTGCACCTAGGTCTTATCCATTTGCTTACGATAAAGAAATCCAATCCATGTCTTTTGCCTTAGATGGATTTACATCCCGAACAGAAATTGATTCTGAAATGGCAAAATACGTAACAGATTCCTTTATCCGACAGTTTTTGCAAATGAGTTTGGATCGAAACGAAGATGGTACTTACCGATGGAAATTGAATGTGGATGGTCTGAATCATGCTCGAAGAGTTTTTGATGATGTATTTACATTTGAAAAAACATCTGAGACTCCGACATTATTTTTGTTAGGTGGTGAATCTGAATATATCCGAGATTCTGATTTTGGAGTGATGGATCATTTTTTTAAAAATAACCACAAAATCAAAATAGCAGGTGGCGGCCATTACATTCATTTCACACACCAAACGGAATATCTGGAAATTTTGAATCAAGAATTGTCTTTCCATTCTTGA
- a CDS encoding LA_0442/LA_0875 N-terminal domain-containing protein, with translation MKNFICILLSLSLPLLAVNTVILKNGKTLKGKVTDQNEQGLTVQTAEGPQTLSKSQILKVIYKDVSEQEAEKIRIAEEKKLREKEEKEKAKLEKERLLAEAKEQKRLEEEAKLAEQTKLAEEKNKETLAEKEARAEAEWLATRKLGPSPAANQCGGRLALVWRSSLIPGWGQLCGGYYVSAGTLSTLFFGTLFYTLGPLRTEEQNAKSHYDTMVLLNQIGGPGTRLNAQNISLPSEFFQVYAESSIAEDFIAKSRENAKSSNTIYLAGLGTASIIYITNLVHAYMIGKDRYPDRPTVSTGGKQIKEGLDFETSWDRPYSITGIRPQTSAVYTEVRYSFLF, from the coding sequence ATGAAAAATTTCATCTGCATCCTCCTCTCTCTGTCCCTCCCACTCCTTGCCGTAAACACTGTGATCCTAAAAAATGGCAAAACTCTGAAAGGAAAAGTAACAGATCAAAATGAACAAGGACTCACTGTGCAAACAGCAGAAGGTCCGCAGACCCTTTCCAAATCACAAATTCTAAAAGTTATTTATAAAGATGTAAGCGAACAAGAAGCAGAAAAGATTCGAATCGCAGAAGAAAAAAAACTACGAGAAAAGGAAGAAAAAGAAAAAGCCAAACTCGAAAAAGAAAGACTTCTTGCAGAAGCAAAAGAACAAAAACGTCTGGAAGAAGAAGCTAAACTTGCAGAACAAACAAAACTCGCTGAGGAAAAAAACAAAGAAACCTTAGCAGAGAAAGAAGCCAGGGCAGAGGCAGAATGGCTTGCGACAAGAAAACTTGGCCCCTCTCCAGCAGCCAACCAATGTGGCGGTCGACTAGCTTTGGTTTGGCGATCTTCCCTAATCCCTGGATGGGGACAACTCTGCGGTGGGTATTATGTGTCTGCTGGGACACTTAGCACCTTATTCTTTGGAACTTTATTTTATACCTTGGGCCCCTTACGCACAGAAGAACAAAACGCCAAATCCCATTATGATACGATGGTTTTACTCAATCAAATAGGAGGACCAGGCACACGACTCAACGCACAAAATATCAGTTTGCCCTCCGAATTTTTCCAAGTTTATGCAGAATCATCGATCGCAGAAGATTTTATTGCTAAAAGTAGAGAAAATGCAAAAAGTTCCAACACCATATACTTAGCAGGATTAGGAACAGCAAGTATCATCTATATCACAAATTTAGTTCATGCCTACATGATTGGCAAAGACAGATACCCAGATAGACCCACTGTCAGTACAGGTGGGAAACAAATCAAAGAAGGTTTGGATTTCGAAACCAGTTGGGACAGACCCTATTCAATCACAGGGATTCGACCACAGACCAGTGCCGTATATACGGAAGTCCGTTATTCATTTTTATTCTAA